A single genomic interval of Nonomuraea rubra harbors:
- a CDS encoding extracellular solute-binding protein → MKFLNYVAAGAALLALAACAPSTAPASGGADEKTGTLRVWLFDEPNRAPKERVVGEAVKEFTAAHAGVQVEVTYIPTTPARHEKFKGAFNDPASSPDVAEYGNTDLAEYAAAGGFAELALPAQDLTPDLVESATVNGKQYGLPWFIGVRALYYRTDVFDELKLEPPSSIAELTETARTIRAKKPGLYGIAVGGEYTFGALPFVWDAGGDITALDSPASRKGVKAYTDLLKDDICPPQSCVSLTGGKTVELFASGKAAMGILGNFNRSAVDAGAAAGKYAVVPLPGSAEGSIAPAFAGGNNLGVMRHARHRTLAVEFVELLGGKAYQAKMYEAMGNLPTLTSARDELAARDPFLKPFLDTVARGTKFVPIDPAWVKIDNGKVIPTMLQKIATGQATVDAATTEAAAAVKTAFGRS, encoded by the coding sequence GTGAAGTTTCTTAACTATGTTGCCGCCGGCGCCGCCCTGCTCGCGCTGGCCGCCTGCGCCCCCTCGACCGCCCCCGCTTCCGGCGGCGCCGACGAGAAGACCGGCACGCTGCGCGTCTGGCTCTTCGACGAGCCGAACCGCGCCCCCAAGGAGCGGGTCGTCGGCGAGGCCGTCAAGGAGTTCACCGCCGCGCACGCCGGCGTCCAGGTCGAGGTGACCTACATCCCGACCACGCCGGCCAGGCACGAGAAGTTCAAGGGCGCCTTCAACGACCCGGCCAGCTCGCCCGACGTGGCCGAGTACGGCAACACCGACCTGGCCGAGTACGCCGCCGCCGGCGGGTTCGCCGAGCTCGCCCTCCCGGCCCAGGACCTGACGCCCGACCTGGTCGAGTCGGCCACCGTGAACGGAAAGCAGTACGGCCTGCCCTGGTTCATCGGCGTCCGCGCCCTGTACTACCGAACCGACGTCTTCGACGAGCTGAAGCTGGAGCCGCCGTCGTCGATCGCCGAGCTGACCGAGACCGCCCGGACGATCCGCGCGAAGAAGCCCGGCCTGTACGGCATCGCCGTCGGCGGCGAGTACACCTTCGGCGCCCTGCCCTTCGTCTGGGACGCCGGCGGCGACATCACCGCCCTCGACTCCCCGGCCTCGCGCAAGGGCGTCAAGGCGTACACGGACCTGCTGAAGGACGACATCTGCCCGCCCCAGTCCTGCGTGTCGCTCACCGGAGGCAAGACCGTCGAGCTGTTCGCGAGCGGCAAGGCCGCGATGGGCATCCTGGGCAACTTCAACCGCTCGGCCGTGGACGCCGGGGCGGCGGCGGGCAAGTACGCGGTCGTCCCGCTGCCCGGCTCGGCCGAGGGCTCGATCGCGCCGGCCTTCGCCGGGGGCAACAACCTGGGCGTCATGAGGCACGCCAGGCACCGCACGCTGGCCGTGGAGTTCGTCGAGCTGCTGGGCGGCAAGGCGTACCAGGCCAAGATGTACGAGGCCATGGGCAACCTGCCGACGCTCACTTCCGCGCGGGACGAGCTGGCGGCCAGGGACCCGTTCCTGAAGCCGTTCCTCGACACGGTCGCCAGGGGCACGAAGTTCGTGCCGATCGACCCCGCCTGGGTGAAGATCGACAACGGCAAGGTCATCCCCACGATGCTGCAGAAGATCGCCACCGGCCAGGCCACCGTGGACGCCGCCACCACCGAGGCGGCCGCCGCCGTCAAGACGGCCTTCGGCCGCTCGTGA
- a CDS encoding carbohydrate ABC transporter permease, which yields MRARSGRRPWLYLLPAAAVLVPLFGYPLYMLGLLSVFDYRQAQVSGGQPSTFVGFGNYATLLGDGRFWEVLLQTIGFAAALVLATLAVGAALAVLLTRTGPLPRAALSLAALGAWAAPAMTGSTVWMFLFDADLGLVNQVLGLDGFNWFYDRWVTFLVVGATIVWHSFPLVMLTLYAGIQAIPGSVLEAAALDGASAWHTFWRVIVPMLRPLVTIVVIQSVIWDFKVFTQIYVMTNGGGVAGQNTVLNVYAYQTAFGSSEYGLGSAIAVVMTLVLLVFTLLYIRALHRGGERL from the coding sequence GTGAGAGCCCGGTCCGGCCGCCGGCCGTGGCTCTACCTGCTGCCCGCCGCGGCCGTGCTCGTGCCGCTGTTCGGCTACCCGCTCTACATGCTGGGCCTGCTGTCGGTCTTCGACTACCGGCAGGCCCAGGTCAGCGGCGGGCAGCCGAGCACGTTCGTCGGGTTCGGGAACTACGCGACGCTGCTGGGCGACGGCCGGTTCTGGGAGGTGCTGCTGCAGACCATCGGGTTCGCGGCGGCGCTGGTGCTGGCCACGCTGGCGGTCGGGGCGGCACTGGCGGTGCTGCTGACCCGCACGGGGCCGCTGCCGAGGGCCGCGCTGTCGCTGGCCGCGCTGGGCGCCTGGGCGGCGCCCGCGATGACCGGCTCGACCGTGTGGATGTTCCTGTTCGACGCCGATCTCGGGCTGGTCAACCAGGTGCTCGGGCTGGACGGCTTCAACTGGTTCTACGACCGGTGGGTCACCTTCCTGGTGGTCGGGGCGACGATCGTGTGGCACTCGTTCCCGCTGGTCATGCTCACGCTGTACGCGGGCATCCAGGCCATCCCCGGCTCGGTGCTGGAGGCGGCGGCGCTCGACGGAGCCTCGGCCTGGCACACGTTCTGGAGGGTGATCGTGCCGATGTTGCGGCCCCTGGTCACCATCGTCGTCATCCAGTCGGTGATCTGGGACTTCAAGGTGTTCACCCAGATCTACGTGATGACCAACGGCGGCGGCGTCGCCGGGCAGAACACCGTGCTGAACGTCTACGCCTACCAGACCGCGTTCGGCTCCTCCGAGTACGGGCTCGGCTCGGCCATCGCCGTGGTCATGACGCTCGTGCTGCTCGTGTTCACCCTGCTCTACATCCGGGCGCTGCATCGCGGAGGGGAACGGCTATGA
- a CDS encoding carbohydrate ABC transporter permease, whose protein sequence is MRRIVPNTVACVVAFLTAFPLYWMVLSALKPDGEIQSLDVRLWTLHPTLDNFVRVLTGEGFGRYLLNSAGVALSVVVLSAAVAFLAAVAVTRFRFRFRTTVLIMFLIAQMVPVEALTIPLFFVVRDLGLLNTLASLVVVQLAFTLPFAIWMMRGFVAAVPEALEEAAMIDGAGRATVLWRILFPLVAPGLVATSVFSFITAWNDFVFARTFIISAKDNQTLPAALLVFFKPDENDWGGIMAASTLMTIPVLIFFVAVQRRLVSGLGGAVKD, encoded by the coding sequence ATGAGGAGAATCGTCCCCAACACGGTGGCCTGCGTGGTCGCGTTCCTGACCGCGTTCCCGCTGTACTGGATGGTGCTGTCGGCGCTCAAGCCCGACGGCGAGATCCAGTCGCTGGACGTCAGGCTGTGGACGCTCCACCCGACCCTGGACAACTTCGTCCGGGTGCTGACCGGGGAGGGTTTCGGGCGGTACCTGCTCAACAGCGCGGGCGTGGCGCTGAGCGTGGTCGTGCTGTCGGCCGCGGTGGCGTTCCTCGCGGCCGTGGCGGTGACCAGGTTCCGGTTCCGGTTCAGGACGACCGTGCTGATCATGTTCCTGATCGCGCAGATGGTGCCGGTCGAGGCGCTGACGATCCCGCTCTTCTTCGTGGTGCGGGACCTGGGGCTGCTGAACACGCTGGCCTCGCTGGTCGTCGTGCAGCTCGCGTTCACGCTGCCGTTCGCGATCTGGATGATGCGCGGGTTCGTCGCCGCCGTACCCGAGGCGCTGGAGGAGGCGGCGATGATCGACGGGGCCGGGCGGGCGACCGTGCTGTGGCGGATCCTGTTCCCGCTGGTCGCGCCCGGCCTGGTGGCGACCAGCGTGTTCTCCTTCATCACCGCCTGGAACGACTTCGTCTTCGCCAGGACCTTCATCATCTCCGCCAAGGACAACCAGACCCTGCCCGCGGCGCTGCTCGTCTTCTTCAAGCCGGACGAGAACGACTGGGGCGGGATCATGGCCGCCTCGACGCTGATGACGATCCCGGTGCTGATCTTCTTCGTGGCCGTGCAGCGGCGGCTGGTGTCAGGGCTTGGAGGGGCGGTCAAGGATTGA
- a CDS encoding winged helix DNA-binding domain-containing protein — MDPLISRRALNRATLERQHLLRRTGRTVIEVVEDLGGLQAQTPHTWYTGLWNRIAGFQPADAAELLLSRGLVRIALQRSTIHLVSARDCLAMRPLLQVVTERMTRTTFGKRLAGVDLDELAAAGRALLEERPMTFADLGRALAERWPGNDPHALGQGVRCLVPLVQVPPRGVWGKSGPIAHTSAESWIGFDVPPMTPAELVRRYLAAFGPASVQDVQTWSGLTRLAEVVEPMDLVRFRDEAGRTLYDLPDAPRPGEDVPAPVRLMYDFDNLFLSYADRSRAITETGAAALQGFMGTNVMPRAILVDGVTAGDWTVTRARGVSTLNVHQWEPIKVLDEVEEEGRRLLEFLAPGDEHDISILDRPSKP; from the coding sequence ATGGATCCCCTCATCAGCCGCAGGGCGCTCAACCGGGCCACGCTGGAGCGGCAGCACCTGCTGCGCCGCACCGGCCGTACCGTGATCGAGGTCGTCGAGGACCTCGGCGGGCTGCAGGCGCAGACCCCGCACACCTGGTACACCGGCCTGTGGAACCGCATCGCGGGCTTCCAGCCCGCCGACGCGGCGGAGCTGCTGCTCTCGCGCGGGCTCGTCCGCATCGCGCTGCAGCGCTCCACCATCCACCTGGTCTCCGCCCGCGACTGCCTGGCCATGCGGCCGCTGCTGCAGGTGGTGACCGAGCGGATGACCCGCACGACGTTCGGCAAGCGGCTGGCGGGGGTGGACCTCGACGAGCTGGCGGCGGCGGGGCGGGCGCTGCTGGAGGAACGGCCGATGACGTTCGCCGACCTGGGGCGGGCGCTGGCCGAGCGCTGGCCGGGCAACGACCCGCACGCGCTGGGCCAGGGCGTGCGGTGCCTGGTGCCGCTCGTCCAGGTGCCGCCGCGCGGCGTGTGGGGGAAGAGCGGGCCGATCGCCCACACGAGCGCGGAGTCCTGGATCGGGTTCGACGTGCCGCCGATGACGCCGGCGGAGCTGGTGCGGCGTTACCTGGCCGCGTTCGGTCCCGCGTCGGTGCAGGACGTGCAGACGTGGTCGGGGCTGACCCGGCTGGCCGAGGTGGTCGAGCCGATGGACCTGGTCAGGTTCAGGGACGAGGCCGGCAGGACCCTGTACGACCTGCCGGACGCGCCCAGGCCCGGCGAGGACGTGCCCGCCCCGGTACGGCTCATGTACGACTTCGACAACCTCTTCCTCTCCTACGCCGACCGTTCCAGGGCGATCACCGAGACCGGGGCGGCGGCGCTCCAGGGCTTCATGGGCACGAACGTCATGCCCCGCGCGATCCTGGTCGACGGCGTCACGGCCGGCGACTGGACGGTCACCAGGGCCAGGGGCGTCTCCACCCTCAACGTGCACCAGTGGGAGCCGATCAAGGTCCTGGACGAGGTCGAGGAGGAGGGCCGGCGGCTGCTGGAGTTCCTGGCCCCGGGTGACGAGCACGACATCTCAATCCTTGACCGCCCCTCCAAGCCCTGA
- a CDS encoding clostripain-related cysteine peptidase, with the protein MRPTLRLGSRGEEVRRLQELLRARGHRVRADGYFGGTTYGAVLSVQQRAGLPADGVAGPATWRALGRTGTATADEPRPDEPADWNVMIYMAGNNNLSDAAGRDLEELRAVQSYNGVRVTCFVKRQDAGGRAQHLEIRAGGAPDVVEELHPPVDSGHPQTLLDFVRWSVARAPARRYALVIWNHGGGWTPDDLDQIYTQVRGRAVRRDVESGYVRRAPRASMADGEPAFSELSRLTESQEITKALFTTSLTEVLRLPTGHDRAIASDDGTLHSLDTIELCNVMRAVHQDLGRPVDLLGMDACLMSNLEVCYELREHAGVVVGSEELEPNEGWPYTEILTAVAADPRMDARELGRIVVDEYVKSYRGTHQTVTQCAVDATRIEEFMREFQTLAEGMRRQVQVNRSVVDSVQSVATRFHLDRSLTDLRTICLALVADSRTDPTLASVADKLLAIHGPGGFVVNEGHLGEKVEECGGLSAYFPMERTISRYYGDLQIAQHTEWDEFLREYAKARTIRR; encoded by the coding sequence ATGCGGCCCACGTTGCGGCTCGGCAGCAGAGGGGAAGAGGTCAGGCGGCTCCAGGAGCTGCTGCGCGCCCGCGGCCACCGGGTACGGGCCGACGGGTACTTCGGCGGCACCACCTACGGCGCCGTGCTGAGCGTCCAGCAGCGCGCGGGGCTGCCGGCCGACGGCGTGGCGGGCCCTGCCACGTGGCGGGCGCTCGGCCGGACCGGGACGGCCACGGCGGACGAGCCCCGCCCGGACGAGCCGGCCGACTGGAACGTCATGATCTACATGGCGGGCAACAACAACCTGTCCGACGCCGCGGGACGCGACCTGGAGGAGCTGCGCGCGGTCCAGTCGTACAACGGCGTCCGGGTCACCTGCTTCGTCAAGCGGCAGGACGCCGGCGGCCGGGCCCAGCACCTGGAGATCAGGGCGGGCGGCGCGCCCGACGTGGTCGAGGAGCTGCACCCGCCCGTCGACTCCGGCCACCCGCAGACGCTCCTGGACTTCGTCCGCTGGTCCGTCGCCCGCGCGCCCGCCAGGCGGTACGCGCTGGTGATCTGGAACCACGGCGGCGGCTGGACCCCCGACGACCTCGACCAGATCTACACCCAGGTCAGGGGCCGCGCGGTCCGGCGCGACGTGGAGAGCGGCTACGTCCGCAGGGCCCCGCGCGCGTCGATGGCCGACGGCGAGCCGGCCTTCTCCGAGCTGTCCAGGCTGACGGAGTCGCAGGAGATCACCAAGGCGCTGTTCACCACGTCGCTGACCGAGGTGCTCCGCCTGCCGACCGGGCACGACCGGGCGATCGCCAGTGACGACGGCACGCTGCACTCGCTGGACACCATCGAGCTGTGCAACGTCATGCGGGCCGTCCACCAGGACCTGGGCCGGCCGGTCGACCTGCTCGGCATGGACGCCTGCCTGATGAGCAACCTCGAGGTCTGCTACGAACTCCGGGAGCACGCCGGGGTCGTGGTGGGCTCGGAGGAGCTCGAACCCAACGAGGGCTGGCCGTACACCGAGATCCTCACCGCCGTGGCGGCCGACCCGCGCATGGACGCGCGCGAGCTCGGGCGGATCGTGGTGGACGAGTACGTCAAGTCCTACCGCGGCACGCACCAGACCGTCACCCAGTGCGCGGTGGACGCGACGCGCATCGAGGAGTTCATGCGCGAGTTCCAGACGCTGGCCGAAGGCATGCGCCGGCAGGTGCAGGTCAACCGGTCCGTGGTGGACAGCGTGCAGTCGGTCGCGACCCGCTTCCACCTCGACCGGTCGCTGACGGACCTGCGCACGATCTGCCTGGCGCTGGTGGCCGACTCGCGGACCGACCCGACGCTGGCCTCGGTGGCCGACAAGCTGCTGGCCATCCACGGGCCCGGCGGCTTCGTGGTCAACGAGGGGCATCTGGGCGAGAAGGTGGAGGAGTGCGGCGGGCTGAGCGCGTACTTCCCGATGGAGCGCACGATCTCGCGCTACTACGGGGACCTCCAGATCGCCCAGCACACCGAGTGGGACGAATTTCTCAGGGAGTACGCGAAGGCGCGTACCATCAGGCGGTAA
- a CDS encoding helix-turn-helix transcriptional regulator → MAARALRKGPERSRDEQFVGRCRELAVLHAQLGRVCEGRSSLVVLEGPAGIGKTALAGEFLSAIENAVVLEVSGDDGESELPYGVLAQLGPQAQHVPETLAGLAAGAVPDPLAVGAALLELLAQLQLGTPVVVAIDGADWADLPSLQALTFALRRLRTDRVLAIVIVRESDHPRLPDGLRRLLRSSAALRLPLGGLSARELQALSARLGPVRLTPQAAERLHEHTKGVPLHARALLQQVRAETLADVDAPLPAPRAYATLVRGRLGGCEATAQRLLTAAAVLGTPAPLHLVARMAELAEPLPALEQLTAAGLLVEWRTGAGVSVGFPNPLVRAAVYHDLGPATRRRLHLLAASLVDDVVHRLHHRLAAADQVDDELVREVALMGRRQAAAGQWAKACGCLTRAVQLTEGGPDRDRLIAEAVEALLAAGRPGDAGALAARVSPGGDPEVHGYVQGSVALVAGRVAEAARLLDNAWTHAGGQGGGDGWLASAVAARQAMAGLLRGCGGDAARWAERATTAPDGGGREFVRFARLVGPGLAGDVGRGPAESAELPAPAQATAGELDALLGRATLRLWADDLAGAQADLLGLLAVGAGRSAPFQLLVASTLAQSEYRLGRWDDAAGHAELGASTADDFGQAWLAGYAHAVAALVPAARGEWERAAAHVRAARAACAPGNVSAQVSTAAAEALVATARGDHDAVVTALTPLTRTDLPDEPAAVLWRTLLADALVNAGRPEEAEKVLVPCELLALDRERRSVLAAAARARAGLHAARHEPVEAEACYQVALEHTAKIETPFEEARIQLAYGTFLRRRGRRSAAAEQLEAAQLTLSRLGALPYLEQCDLELAASGRAVLRPQDTARLGLTPQEHTVAVLISRGLTNRQAARKLVLSVKTVEYHLSHIYTKLGITSRTALIGKLSDLGE, encoded by the coding sequence ATGGCAGCCCGCGCCCTTCGCAAGGGACCCGAGCGCTCCCGGGACGAACAGTTCGTCGGCCGGTGCCGGGAACTGGCGGTGCTCCACGCCCAGCTCGGGCGGGTCTGTGAAGGACGGTCGAGCCTCGTCGTGCTGGAGGGGCCGGCCGGGATCGGCAAGACGGCGCTGGCAGGGGAGTTCCTGTCCGCGATCGAGAACGCGGTCGTGCTGGAGGTCAGCGGGGACGACGGCGAGTCCGAGCTGCCGTACGGGGTGCTGGCGCAGCTCGGACCGCAGGCACAACACGTGCCGGAGACGCTCGCCGGGCTGGCCGCCGGGGCCGTCCCCGACCCGCTGGCCGTGGGGGCCGCGCTGCTGGAGCTGCTGGCCCAGCTCCAGCTCGGCACGCCCGTGGTCGTCGCCATCGACGGGGCGGACTGGGCGGACCTGCCCTCGTTGCAGGCGCTGACGTTCGCGCTGCGGCGGCTGCGTACCGACCGGGTGCTCGCCATCGTGATCGTCAGGGAGAGCGACCACCCCAGGCTGCCCGACGGGCTGCGGCGGCTGCTGCGCAGCAGCGCGGCGCTGCGGCTGCCGCTGGGCGGGCTGAGCGCGCGCGAGCTGCAGGCGCTCAGCGCCCGGCTCGGTCCCGTACGGCTGACGCCCCAGGCCGCCGAGCGGCTGCACGAGCACACCAAGGGCGTGCCGCTGCACGCGCGGGCGCTGCTCCAGCAGGTGCGCGCCGAGACCCTGGCCGACGTGGACGCCCCGCTGCCGGCGCCGCGCGCGTACGCCACGCTGGTGCGTGGGCGGCTCGGCGGATGCGAGGCCACCGCGCAGCGGCTGCTCACGGCCGCCGCCGTGCTCGGCACGCCCGCGCCGCTGCACCTCGTGGCCCGCATGGCCGAGCTGGCCGAGCCGCTGCCCGCGCTGGAGCAGCTCACCGCCGCCGGGCTGCTCGTGGAGTGGCGTACGGGGGCCGGGGTCTCGGTGGGCTTTCCGAACCCGCTGGTCAGGGCCGCCGTCTACCACGACCTCGGGCCCGCCACCCGGCGGCGGCTGCACCTGCTGGCCGCGTCCCTGGTGGACGACGTGGTGCACCGGCTGCACCACCGGCTCGCCGCCGCCGACCAGGTGGACGACGAGCTCGTCCGCGAGGTCGCCCTGATGGGGCGGCGGCAGGCGGCGGCCGGGCAGTGGGCCAAGGCGTGCGGATGCCTGACCCGGGCCGTGCAGCTCACGGAGGGAGGGCCGGACCGGGACAGGCTGATCGCCGAGGCGGTGGAGGCCCTGCTGGCCGCCGGCCGGCCAGGGGACGCCGGGGCCCTGGCAGCCCGCGTGTCGCCCGGCGGGGACCCCGAAGTGCACGGGTACGTGCAGGGGTCGGTGGCGCTGGTGGCGGGGCGGGTGGCGGAGGCGGCCCGGCTGCTCGACAACGCCTGGACCCACGCGGGCGGGCAGGGGGGTGGCGACGGATGGCTCGCCTCGGCCGTCGCCGCCCGCCAGGCGATGGCGGGCCTGCTGCGCGGCTGTGGCGGGGACGCGGCCCGCTGGGCGGAGCGCGCCACGACGGCGCCGGACGGCGGCGGGCGGGAGTTCGTGCGGTTCGCCCGGCTGGTCGGGCCGGGGCTGGCGGGGGACGTCGGGAGAGGGCCGGCGGAGAGCGCGGAGCTGCCGGCCCCGGCGCAGGCCACGGCGGGCGAGCTGGACGCGCTGCTCGGCCGCGCCACCCTGCGCCTGTGGGCCGACGACCTGGCAGGCGCGCAGGCGGACCTGCTCGGCCTGCTCGCCGTGGGCGCCGGCAGGTCGGCGCCGTTCCAGCTCCTGGTGGCGAGCACGCTCGCCCAGTCGGAGTACCGGCTCGGCAGGTGGGACGACGCCGCCGGGCACGCCGAGCTCGGCGCCTCGACGGCCGACGACTTCGGCCAGGCGTGGCTGGCCGGCTACGCGCACGCCGTGGCCGCCCTCGTGCCGGCCGCGCGCGGCGAGTGGGAGCGGGCCGCCGCCCACGTACGCGCCGCGCGCGCCGCCTGCGCGCCCGGCAACGTCTCCGCCCAGGTCAGCACGGCCGCCGCCGAGGCCCTGGTGGCCACGGCCCGCGGCGACCACGACGCGGTCGTCACCGCGCTCACCCCGCTCACCAGGACGGACCTGCCCGACGAGCCGGCCGCCGTGCTCTGGCGCACGCTCCTGGCCGACGCGCTGGTCAACGCCGGCAGGCCGGAGGAGGCCGAGAAGGTGCTCGTACCGTGCGAGCTGCTGGCCCTGGACAGGGAACGGCGCAGCGTGCTGGCCGCCGCCGCGCGCGCCAGGGCGGGGCTGCACGCCGCCAGGCACGAGCCGGTCGAGGCGGAGGCCTGCTACCAGGTGGCGCTGGAGCACACGGCGAAGATCGAGACGCCGTTCGAGGAGGCCAGGATCCAGCTCGCGTACGGAACTTTCCTGCGCCGCAGGGGCCGCCGCTCGGCCGCCGCGGAGCAGCTCGAAGCGGCCCAGCTCACGCTCTCCAGACTGGGCGCGCTGCCGTACCTGGAGCAGTGCGACCTGGAGCTGGCCGCGAGCGGGCGGGCGGTGCTGCGCCCGCAGGACACCGCCAGGCTCGGCCTGACACCTCAGGAGCACACGGTGGCGGTGCTGATCAGCAGGGGGCTGACCAACCGGCAGGCGGCACGCAAGCTGGTGCTGAGCGTCAAGACGGTCGAGTACCACCTCAGCCACATCTACACCAAGCTCGGCATCACCTCCCGCACGGCGCTGATCGGGAAGCTGAGCGATCTCGGTGAGTGA
- a CDS encoding hydroxyacid dehydrogenase — protein sequence MTVSRPKTLLAMAPHIAARLVTGPVRERLVTIADVDPGLVAADFADPAVAGALAEAEVLYTSWWCPPITAEVLAAAPRLRAVVHAAGSVKHHVTEACWERGLLVSSAAAANAEPVAEYTLAAILFANKRVTDIARLYREQRGVRLDLDRMFPGFGNYRRTVGIIGASKIGRRVIELLRPFELDVLVADPYLTDDLGVPHVGLDELFERCDVVSVHAPELPETHHLVSSARLARMRDGATLINTARGSLVDQDALVAELASGRLYAVIDVTEPDPLPADSPLYDLPNVLLTPHIAGSLGGELARIADLAVDELDRYARGLPFAHGVAAEELATLA from the coding sequence ATGACCGTTTCGCGGCCGAAGACCCTGCTCGCGATGGCACCGCACATCGCCGCCCGGCTCGTCACGGGCCCGGTGCGCGAACGCCTGGTCACGATCGCCGACGTGGACCCCGGCCTGGTGGCCGCCGACTTCGCCGACCCGGCCGTGGCCGGGGCGCTGGCCGAGGCGGAGGTGCTCTACACGAGCTGGTGGTGCCCGCCCATCACCGCCGAGGTGCTGGCCGCGGCGCCGCGGCTGCGGGCCGTCGTGCACGCGGCCGGCTCGGTGAAGCACCACGTCACCGAGGCGTGCTGGGAGCGCGGCCTGCTCGTCTCCTCCGCGGCGGCGGCCAACGCCGAGCCCGTCGCCGAGTACACGCTGGCCGCGATCCTGTTCGCCAACAAGCGGGTGACCGACATCGCCCGGCTCTACCGGGAGCAGCGGGGGGTGCGGCTCGACCTCGACCGGATGTTCCCCGGGTTCGGCAACTACCGGCGCACGGTCGGGATCATCGGCGCGTCCAAGATCGGGCGGCGGGTGATCGAGCTGCTGCGGCCGTTCGAGCTGGACGTGCTGGTCGCGGACCCGTACCTGACCGATGACCTCGGCGTGCCGCACGTCGGGCTGGACGAGCTGTTCGAGCGGTGCGACGTGGTCAGCGTGCACGCGCCCGAGCTGCCCGAGACCCACCACCTCGTCAGCTCCGCCCGCCTGGCCCGCATGCGCGACGGCGCCACGCTGATCAACACGGCCCGCGGCTCGCTCGTCGACCAGGACGCGCTCGTCGCCGAGCTGGCCTCCGGGCGGCTGTACGCGGTCATCGACGTCACCGAGCCCGACCCGCTGCCCGCGGACTCGCCCCTGTACGACCTGCCGAACGTCCTGCTCACCCCGCACATCGCCGGCTCGCTGGGCGGCGAGCTGGCCCGCATCGCCGACCTGGCCGTGGACGAGCTGGACAGGTACGCCCGGGGCCTGCCGTTCGCGCACGGCGTGGCGGCGGAGGAGCTGGCCACGCTCGCCTGA